Proteins from a single region of Hymenobacter aquaticus:
- a CDS encoding MBL fold metallo-hydrolase yields the protein MMRKSLKSAGRLLLSLVALLLVAGVAFANLSPELGGKPTKAQKVAYAQSGHYQDGEFRNLLPTEVMTGGSTVSVLWKFLFGKTPDAAPSAPLPTQPLDPLSISRKTPDLLRATWFGHSASLVEIAGKNILFDPMLSVKMGPVSWATPTRYNPALAITAEQLPPIDAVLISHDHYDHLDYQTIRRLKDKTANFYVPLGVGAHLLAWGVAPANVHELDWNDSVQLPGLTIISQPARHFSGRGLTNRNSTSWSSWVLKSATQRVFYSGDGGYGPHFQAIGRQHGPFDLALMECGQYDAQWAQIHMMPEQSVQAALDVRARLMLPVHWGAFTEANHAWNDPVQRATAEARRLGQFITTPELGQPVTPGIGPLPQRPWWLTVGQ from the coding sequence ATGATGCGTAAATCTCTGAAATCTGCTGGCCGACTCCTACTCAGCCTGGTGGCTCTCTTGCTGGTGGCAGGCGTGGCTTTTGCCAACCTGAGCCCGGAGCTGGGCGGTAAGCCCACGAAAGCCCAGAAGGTGGCCTACGCCCAATCGGGCCACTACCAGGACGGTGAGTTTCGGAACCTATTACCGACCGAGGTGATGACCGGCGGCAGTACGGTGTCGGTGCTGTGGAAATTCCTGTTCGGCAAAACGCCCGACGCCGCCCCGTCCGCGCCCCTGCCCACCCAGCCACTCGATCCGCTGAGCATCAGCCGCAAAACGCCCGACCTGCTGCGCGCTACGTGGTTTGGGCACTCGGCCAGCCTGGTGGAAATAGCCGGGAAGAACATCCTGTTCGACCCCATGCTGAGCGTGAAGATGGGGCCCGTGTCGTGGGCCACGCCCACGCGCTACAACCCCGCCCTGGCCATCACCGCCGAGCAGCTCCCGCCCATCGATGCAGTGCTGATTTCGCACGACCACTACGACCACCTCGACTACCAGACCATCCGGCGGCTCAAGGACAAAACGGCCAATTTCTACGTGCCGCTGGGCGTCGGGGCTCACCTGCTGGCCTGGGGCGTGGCCCCGGCCAACGTGCACGAGCTGGACTGGAACGACTCGGTACAGCTGCCGGGCCTGACCATCATCAGCCAGCCAGCCCGCCACTTTTCGGGCCGGGGCCTCACCAACCGCAACTCCACCTCGTGGAGCTCCTGGGTGCTGAAGTCGGCCACGCAGCGCGTGTTTTACAGCGGCGACGGGGGCTACGGCCCCCACTTCCAGGCCATCGGCCGGCAGCACGGCCCTTTCGACCTGGCCCTGATGGAGTGCGGGCAGTACGATGCGCAGTGGGCCCAGATTCATATGATGCCCGAGCAGAGCGTGCAGGCTGCCCTCGACGTGCGGGCCCGCCTGATGCTGCCCGTGCACTGGGGCGCTTTCACGGAGGCCAACCACGCCTGGAACGACCCCGTGCAGCGGGCCACCGCCGAAGCCCGCCGCCTGGGCCAGTTCATCACCACGCCGGAGCTGGGGCAGCCCGTGACGCCGGGCATCGGCCCCCTCCCCCAGCGGCCCTGGTGGCTCACGGTGGGGCAGTAG
- a CDS encoding PQQ-dependent sugar dehydrogenase, giving the protein MIRRLLPLALLAPLALGFTAEKPTAAADANLSKIKLPAGFTISYFAQGVKSARELAVGPDGTVYVGTKDDKVYALPDRNKDGRADEVVTVATGLNAPNGVAVRNGALYVAEINRVVRYDNIAKTLRQKPKPVVVYSQLPNKDWHGYKYIAFGPDGKLYIPVGAPCNTCEPEEPIYGTINRMNPDGTAFETIAKGVRNTVGFDWSPVDKALWFTDNGRDQLGDNLPADELNRAAGPGQHFGFPYFFAGDVPDPEFSQGKSAATYTKPARKLGPHVAALGMKFYTGKQFPAQYRNQIFIPEHGSWNRSTKIGYRISLVKLDATGKQATSYETFAEGWLQGKTSWGRPVCLLQLPDGSLLLSDDQNDAVYRISYKG; this is encoded by the coding sequence ATGATTCGCCGCCTCCTTCCCCTCGCCCTGCTCGCGCCCCTGGCCCTGGGCTTTACCGCCGAAAAGCCCACCGCCGCGGCCGACGCCAACCTGAGTAAAATCAAGCTGCCCGCGGGCTTCACCATCAGCTACTTTGCCCAGGGCGTGAAAAGCGCCCGGGAGCTGGCTGTGGGCCCCGACGGCACCGTGTACGTGGGCACCAAGGATGACAAGGTATACGCCCTGCCCGACCGGAACAAGGACGGCCGCGCCGATGAAGTCGTGACGGTGGCCACTGGCCTGAACGCGCCCAACGGCGTGGCCGTGCGCAACGGCGCGCTCTACGTGGCCGAAATCAACCGGGTGGTGCGCTACGACAACATCGCCAAGACGCTCAGGCAGAAGCCCAAGCCGGTGGTGGTGTATAGCCAGCTGCCCAACAAGGACTGGCACGGCTACAAGTACATTGCCTTCGGGCCCGACGGCAAGCTCTACATTCCGGTGGGCGCGCCCTGCAATACCTGTGAGCCCGAGGAGCCGATTTACGGCACCATCAACCGCATGAATCCCGACGGCACGGCCTTCGAAACCATTGCCAAAGGCGTGCGCAACACCGTGGGTTTCGACTGGAGCCCGGTCGACAAGGCCCTGTGGTTTACCGACAACGGCCGCGACCAGCTCGGCGACAACCTGCCCGCCGACGAGCTGAACCGCGCCGCCGGGCCCGGCCAGCACTTCGGCTTCCCGTACTTCTTTGCCGGCGACGTGCCCGACCCGGAGTTCAGCCAGGGCAAATCGGCGGCTACTTACACCAAGCCCGCCCGCAAGCTGGGCCCGCACGTGGCCGCGCTGGGCATGAAGTTCTACACCGGCAAGCAGTTTCCGGCCCAGTACCGCAACCAGATTTTCATTCCCGAGCACGGCTCCTGGAACCGCAGCACCAAAATCGGCTACCGGATTTCCCTGGTCAAGCTCGACGCCACCGGCAAGCAGGCCACCAGCTACGAAACCTTCGCCGAAGGCTGGCTGCAGGGCAAAACCAGCTGGGGCCGCCCCGTGTGCCTGCTCCAGCTGCCCGACGGCTCCCTGCTGCTCTCCGACGACCAGAACGACGCCGTCTACCGCATCAGCTATAAGGGTTAA
- a CDS encoding OmpH family outer membrane protein, whose product MNNSLRLIIDAVLVVAVAVLFYLHFSSKPAAPAPAPAKIVAVQPVATDDDDTTAAATTAEPLVAVADTDKVAYVESGKLLEGYKAMQDARRSFEAKARGWEKQNQALVTGFQNAVQQYQKQAESLTPEQRAATEQKLQAQQQQAGAAQEKIQRQAQEEEAKMTQQVLERINKQIEKYGKDNGYKLILIAAPSGTIAYGRKDIDITDRVLKHLNKEYSTKK is encoded by the coding sequence ATGAACAATTCCCTGCGCCTGATTATCGACGCCGTACTTGTGGTGGCCGTGGCCGTCCTGTTTTACCTGCATTTCTCGTCCAAGCCCGCCGCTCCCGCGCCCGCGCCCGCCAAAATCGTGGCCGTGCAGCCCGTGGCCACGGATGACGACGATACCACCGCTGCCGCCACCACCGCCGAGCCCCTGGTAGCCGTAGCCGACACCGACAAAGTGGCCTACGTGGAGTCGGGCAAGCTGCTGGAAGGCTACAAGGCCATGCAGGATGCCCGCCGCAGCTTCGAGGCCAAGGCCCGGGGCTGGGAAAAGCAGAACCAGGCCCTGGTTACCGGCTTCCAGAACGCGGTGCAGCAGTACCAGAAGCAGGCCGAAAGCCTGACGCCCGAGCAGCGCGCCGCCACCGAGCAGAAGCTGCAGGCCCAGCAGCAGCAGGCCGGGGCCGCCCAGGAGAAAATTCAGCGCCAGGCCCAGGAAGAAGAAGCCAAAATGACCCAGCAAGTGCTGGAGCGCATCAACAAGCAGATTGAGAAATACGGCAAAGACAACGGCTACAAGCTGATTCTCATTGCCGCCCCCAGCGGCACCATTGCCTACGGCCGCAAGGACATCGACATTACCGACCGGGTGCTGAAACACCTGAACAAGGAATACAGCACCAAAAAGTAA
- a CDS encoding TonB-dependent receptor, with amino-acid sequence MSHFRSLLLLSGLLLSAGAAQAQQPGKLTISGYVRDQATGENLIGVAVMNPATGQGTATNNYGFYSLTLPVSSDSVRLFVSYLGYEKGRFAVRSERSVSHDFRLRPATAEIAGVEVVGTKEEKIAQTTRMGTINVPITQIKTLPALFGETDVLKVLQLLPGVQSGGEGTSGLYVRGGSPDQNLILLDGTPVYNAAHLFGFFSVFNADALNNVELIKGGFPARYGGRLSSVLDISMKEGNMQEFHGEGAIGLVASKLTLEGPIKKDTASFIISARRTYIDLLARPFINLAMASEGIPYDERPTVGYFFHDLNGKLNWKVSRRDRLYLSAYTGYDKFYARYNDKGDNGGYSKENDGLGWGNLTAALRWNRVLNDRLFMNTHFTYSKYQFNIRINQENRYVDDQNPDDTRTEKFALHYLSNIRDLSLKTDLDYVPNPDHYIRFGGQYILHSFRPGALQVKGEGMDDIASGVQTLASEASLYAEDDYRLTDRLKVNTGLRLNSFLVDNTLYPSVEPRVAARFLLTEEWALKASYARTTQFIHLLTNSGIGLPTDLWVPATAKVRPQKAQQISIGAARTLRHKGEEYELSFESYYKPMQNLIEYQEGASFLGTTDSKWEDKVTSGQGWAYGGELFLQKKSGRTTGWIGYTLAWSNRRFPELNQGRLYPYKYDRRHDATLVVIHKFSPTFTLSGTWVYGTGNATTLSEGRFQLGPYQQYEEYGERNSYRMRAYHRLDLDLSKTKKKKWGEVVNSFSLYNAYSRRNPYYIYLTRESDPQTGEDKGVYKQISLFPIIPSFSKSFKF; translated from the coding sequence ATGAGCCACTTTCGCTCACTGCTCCTGCTCAGCGGCCTGCTGCTGAGCGCCGGCGCGGCCCAGGCCCAGCAACCCGGCAAGCTTACCATCAGCGGCTACGTCCGCGACCAGGCCACCGGCGAAAACCTTATCGGCGTGGCCGTGATGAACCCGGCCACGGGCCAGGGCACGGCCACCAACAACTACGGCTTCTACTCGCTTACCCTGCCGGTTTCCTCCGACTCGGTGCGGCTGTTCGTGTCGTATCTGGGCTACGAGAAGGGGCGCTTCGCCGTGCGGTCGGAGCGCAGCGTGAGCCACGACTTCCGCCTGCGGCCCGCCACGGCCGAAATAGCCGGGGTGGAAGTAGTGGGGACCAAGGAGGAAAAAATTGCCCAGACCACCCGGATGGGTACCATCAACGTGCCCATCACCCAGATCAAGACGCTGCCGGCGCTGTTTGGCGAAACCGACGTGCTGAAGGTGCTGCAGCTGCTGCCCGGCGTGCAGAGCGGGGGCGAGGGCACTAGCGGCCTGTACGTGCGCGGCGGCTCCCCCGACCAGAACCTGATTCTGCTCGACGGCACGCCGGTGTACAACGCGGCCCACCTGTTCGGCTTCTTCTCCGTGTTCAACGCCGACGCGCTGAACAACGTGGAGCTGATTAAGGGCGGGTTTCCGGCCCGCTACGGCGGCCGGCTGTCTTCGGTGCTCGATATTTCGATGAAGGAAGGCAACATGCAGGAGTTCCACGGCGAAGGCGCCATCGGGCTGGTGGCCTCCAAGCTCACCTTGGAAGGTCCCATCAAGAAGGATACCGCCTCGTTCATCATCTCGGCCCGCCGCACCTACATCGACCTGCTGGCCCGCCCCTTTATTAACCTGGCTATGGCCAGTGAGGGTATTCCGTACGACGAGCGGCCTACGGTGGGCTACTTCTTCCACGACCTGAACGGCAAGCTCAACTGGAAAGTCAGCCGCCGCGACCGGCTCTACCTGAGCGCCTACACCGGCTACGACAAGTTTTACGCCCGCTACAACGACAAAGGCGACAACGGCGGCTATAGCAAGGAAAACGACGGCCTGGGCTGGGGCAACCTCACGGCCGCCCTGCGCTGGAACCGGGTGCTGAACGACCGGCTGTTTATGAACACCCACTTCACTTACAGCAAGTACCAGTTCAACATCCGCATCAACCAGGAAAACCGGTACGTCGATGACCAGAACCCGGACGATACGCGCACCGAGAAGTTTGCCCTGCACTACCTGTCCAACATCCGGGACCTGAGCCTGAAAACCGACCTCGACTACGTGCCCAACCCCGACCACTACATCCGGTTCGGGGGCCAGTACATTCTGCACTCGTTCCGGCCCGGGGCTTTGCAGGTGAAGGGCGAAGGCATGGACGACATTGCCTCGGGCGTGCAAACCCTGGCCAGCGAAGCCAGCCTCTACGCCGAAGACGACTACCGCCTCACCGACCGGCTCAAGGTCAACACGGGCCTGCGCCTGAACAGCTTCCTGGTCGATAACACGCTCTATCCGTCGGTGGAGCCCCGGGTGGCCGCCCGCTTCCTGCTCACCGAAGAATGGGCCCTGAAAGCCTCCTACGCCCGCACCACGCAGTTTATTCACCTGCTCACCAACTCCGGCATCGGCCTGCCCACCGACCTGTGGGTGCCGGCCACGGCCAAGGTGAGGCCCCAGAAAGCCCAGCAAATCAGCATCGGGGCGGCCCGCACGCTCCGCCACAAGGGCGAGGAGTACGAGCTCAGCTTCGAGAGCTACTACAAGCCCATGCAAAACCTGATTGAGTACCAGGAAGGCGCCAGCTTCCTGGGCACTACTGACAGCAAGTGGGAAGACAAAGTAACCAGCGGCCAGGGCTGGGCCTACGGCGGCGAGCTGTTTCTGCAGAAGAAGTCGGGGCGCACCACGGGCTGGATCGGCTACACGCTGGCCTGGAGCAACCGCCGGTTTCCGGAGCTGAACCAAGGCCGGCTCTACCCCTACAAGTACGACCGGCGCCACGACGCCACCCTGGTCGTGATTCACAAGTTCAGCCCCACCTTCACGCTGTCGGGCACCTGGGTCTACGGCACCGGCAACGCCACCACGCTGTCGGAAGGCCGCTTTCAGCTGGGCCCCTACCAGCAGTACGAGGAGTATGGCGAGCGAAACAGCTACCGGATGCGGGCCTACCACCGCCTCGACCTGGACCTGAGCAAGACCAAGAAAAAGAAGTGGGGCGAGGTAGTCAACAGCTTCAGCCTCTACAACGCCTACAGCCGCCGCAACCCCTACTACATCTACCTGACCCGCGAGTCAGACCCGCAGACGGGGGAAGATAAGGGTGTGTACAAGCAGATTTCCCTGTTCCCGATTATTCCCTCCTTCAGCAAGAGCTTCAAATTCTAA
- a CDS encoding GNAT family N-acetyltransferase, producing the protein MTTTALCLTSRLRLRAFQPADAAAFAAYRAHPEVARFQSWEPYSAEQSAAFVAAQTGASIPAAPGSWVQIAIARPDTDELLGDCALCLNADEPRQAEIGITLAPGQQGQGYATEALRALLSYCFGELGLHRVVAVTDCLNEGSVRLLGRVGMRREAHFRQNIWFKGSWGDEYVFALLREEWPGIAG; encoded by the coding sequence ATGACTACTACTGCACTTTGCCTTACGTCCCGCCTGCGGCTGCGGGCGTTTCAACCTGCCGATGCCGCGGCCTTTGCCGCCTACCGCGCCCACCCCGAAGTGGCCCGCTTTCAAAGCTGGGAGCCGTATTCGGCCGAGCAGTCGGCGGCGTTTGTGGCGGCCCAAACCGGCGCTTCGATTCCCGCCGCGCCCGGCAGCTGGGTCCAGATTGCCATTGCCCGCCCGGATACCGACGAGCTGCTCGGCGACTGTGCCCTGTGCCTGAACGCCGACGAGCCGCGGCAGGCCGAAATCGGCATTACGCTGGCCCCCGGGCAGCAGGGGCAGGGCTACGCCACCGAGGCGCTGCGGGCGTTGCTGAGCTACTGCTTCGGCGAGCTGGGTTTGCACCGCGTGGTAGCCGTGACGGATTGCCTGAACGAGGGCTCGGTGCGGCTGCTAGGCCGGGTGGGAATGCGCCGGGAAGCGCATTTCCGGCAGAATATCTGGTTTAAGGGCTCCTGGGGCGACGAGTACGTGTTTGCCCTGCTGCGGGAAGAATGGCCCGGAATAGCAGGATAA
- a CDS encoding 2TM domain-containing protein: MEAANRDPQLWRIAKARAKFKAHLLTYVAVNALLWAIWFFTDFNGGGHYAGRHFNYVPWPVWSTVFWGFGVLMQGVRVYSGFGGQQSEREYERLVREREGR, translated from the coding sequence ATGGAAGCTGCCAACCGTGACCCCCAGCTGTGGCGCATCGCCAAGGCCCGCGCCAAGTTCAAAGCCCACCTGCTCACCTACGTGGCCGTCAATGCCCTGCTCTGGGCCATCTGGTTTTTCACTGATTTCAACGGCGGAGGCCACTACGCCGGCCGCCACTTCAACTACGTGCCCTGGCCAGTCTGGTCGACGGTGTTCTGGGGCTTCGGGGTGCTGATGCAGGGCGTGCGGGTCTACAGCGGCTTCGGCGGCCAACAGTCGGAGCGCGAGTACGAGCGGCTGGTGCGCGAGCGGGAAGGCCGCTAA
- the rimK gene encoding 30S ribosomal protein S6--L-glutamate ligase produces MKLAILSREPKLYSTTRLVEAAQQRGHDVAVIDHMKCNLVLEKGAPGIVYLDNKLEKFDAIIPRIGASATFYGTAVVRQFEMMKVKTAVESQAIIRSRDKLRSMQILSRAGVGMPKTAFTNYSNEVSELIGLVGGAPVIIKLLEGTQGLGVVLAESEKAAQSVIEAFHNLKARIIVQEYIAESKGADLRAFVVNGEVVGAMKRQGKEGEFRSNLHRGGSGTLVKLSRAEKAAALLATKALGLGIAGVDMLQSKRGPLVLEVNSSPGLEGIEKATGLNIAGKIIEYTEELAQRKVKKEGASPKKKAAEPLPDSQSDTPLR; encoded by the coding sequence ATGAAACTTGCGATTCTGTCGCGTGAGCCGAAGCTGTATTCCACGACTCGTCTGGTAGAAGCCGCGCAACAGCGTGGCCACGACGTGGCGGTTATCGACCATATGAAATGCAACCTGGTGCTCGAAAAAGGAGCCCCCGGCATTGTATACCTCGACAACAAGCTCGAAAAATTCGACGCCATCATTCCCCGCATCGGGGCCTCGGCCACGTTCTACGGCACGGCCGTGGTGCGGCAGTTCGAGATGATGAAGGTGAAAACCGCCGTCGAAAGCCAGGCCATCATCCGCTCCCGCGACAAGCTGCGCTCCATGCAGATTCTGTCGCGCGCCGGGGTGGGCATGCCCAAAACGGCCTTTACCAACTACTCCAACGAGGTTTCCGAGCTGATCGGGCTGGTGGGCGGCGCGCCGGTCATCATCAAGCTGCTCGAAGGCACCCAGGGCCTGGGCGTGGTGCTGGCCGAGTCGGAAAAGGCCGCCCAGTCGGTTATTGAGGCCTTTCACAACCTCAAGGCCCGCATCATCGTGCAGGAATACATTGCCGAAAGCAAGGGTGCCGACCTGCGCGCCTTCGTGGTGAATGGCGAAGTAGTGGGCGCCATGAAGCGGCAGGGCAAGGAGGGCGAGTTTCGCTCCAACCTGCACCGCGGCGGCTCGGGCACGCTCGTCAAGCTGAGCCGGGCCGAAAAGGCCGCCGCCCTGCTGGCCACCAAGGCCCTGGGCCTGGGCATTGCCGGCGTGGATATGCTGCAAAGCAAGCGGGGCCCGCTGGTGCTGGAAGTCAACTCCTCGCCGGGCCTGGAAGGCATCGAAAAAGCCACCGGCCTCAACATTGCCGGCAAAATCATCGAGTACACCGAGGAACTGGCCCAGCGCAAGGTGAAAAAGGAAGGTGCCAGCCCGAAAAAGAAAGCCGCTGAGCCCTTGCCCGATTCGCAGTCGGATACGCCGCTGCGGTAA
- a CDS encoding alpha/beta fold hydrolase produces the protein MKTSLHFQKYGTGPRVVLAFHGYGQSEGHWRGMAAILGPDVTLYAFDLFYHGRSRLAKADSPLRKARLGELLGEFLAAHGIHTFGLLAFSMGAKFALTAVEQFPGRVEKLWLIAPDGLKTQFWYALATYPPWMRGVLGRAVLRPQRLLRFIDGLAQRRLVDSGLVRFAQWQLDSREKRLRVYRSWVGFRHLVFDTRKLAALLNRQPTPVTFFLGRFDRVIPHAGLQEFIASLTKAHTVLLEAGHAGLIYDVAAYLRRHPEEMKW, from the coding sequence ATGAAAACCAGCCTGCACTTTCAGAAGTATGGCACCGGGCCGCGGGTGGTGCTGGCGTTTCACGGCTACGGGCAGAGCGAGGGGCACTGGCGCGGCATGGCTGCCATTCTGGGCCCCGACGTGACGCTCTACGCCTTCGACCTGTTCTACCACGGCCGCAGCCGGCTGGCCAAGGCCGATTCGCCCCTGCGCAAAGCCCGACTGGGCGAGCTGCTGGGTGAGTTTCTGGCCGCGCACGGCATCCATACGTTTGGGCTGCTGGCGTTCAGCATGGGGGCCAAATTCGCCTTAACGGCCGTGGAACAGTTTCCCGGCCGGGTCGAAAAGCTCTGGCTGATTGCCCCGGATGGCCTCAAAACGCAGTTCTGGTACGCGCTGGCCACCTACCCACCCTGGATGCGGGGCGTGCTGGGCCGGGCCGTGCTGCGCCCCCAGCGGCTGCTGCGCTTCATCGACGGGCTGGCCCAGCGCCGCCTCGTCGATTCGGGGCTGGTGCGCTTCGCCCAGTGGCAGCTCGACAGCCGCGAAAAGCGCCTGCGCGTGTACCGCAGCTGGGTCGGGTTTCGGCACCTGGTCTTCGACACCAGGAAGCTGGCGGCCCTGCTGAACCGGCAGCCGACGCCCGTGACGTTCTTTCTCGGCCGCTTCGACCGGGTGATACCCCACGCGGGCTTACAGGAGTTTATTGCCTCCCTCACCAAGGCCCACACCGTGCTGCTCGAAGCCGGCCACGCCGGCCTGATCTACGACGTAGCCGCCTACCTGCGCCGCCACCCGGAAGAGATGAAGTGGTAA
- a CDS encoding succinylglutamate desuccinylase/aspartoacylase family protein codes for MLETPFAAPENLHINGLTIRPGEQVLTRLVISRLPSGTVIDVPVYVFRSREPGPTVLLMAGMHGDEVNGIETIRRLIRRDLLHPLRGTIIAIPILNIYGFLNFSREVPDGKDVNRSFPGHPRGSLASRVAHRFMREILPLVDCGIDFHTGGAARSNFPQVRCQLGSPDSDALAQAFGAPFTLHSALRPGSLREAAFKQGKSIIVYEAGESLRLDEEGIEMAIAGTFRVLHHLGMMAEAVPPAQPSIVCLRHTWLRAKFAGLFRSHVQNGQYLEKGQTYGSVADPYGEQAVRLESPVSGYIIGLNHMPVVNQGDALLHVGLVDEAEAARLALNPPFNEKPNTHEELEEEDL; via the coding sequence TTGCTGGAAACCCCGTTTGCCGCCCCCGAGAACCTGCACATCAACGGCCTCACCATTCGGCCGGGCGAGCAGGTCCTCACGCGCCTCGTGATTTCGCGCCTGCCCTCGGGCACCGTGATTGACGTGCCGGTGTACGTGTTCCGCTCCCGGGAGCCCGGCCCCACGGTGCTGCTGATGGCCGGCATGCACGGCGACGAAGTGAACGGCATCGAAACCATCCGTCGCCTGATCCGCCGCGACCTGCTGCACCCGCTGCGGGGCACCATCATTGCCATTCCCATTCTGAACATCTACGGGTTTCTGAACTTCAGCCGGGAAGTACCCGACGGCAAAGACGTGAACCGCAGCTTTCCGGGCCACCCGCGCGGCTCGTTGGCCAGCCGCGTGGCCCACCGCTTCATGCGCGAGATTCTGCCCCTGGTCGACTGCGGCATCGATTTTCACACCGGGGGGGCGGCCCGCAGCAACTTCCCGCAGGTGCGCTGCCAGCTCGGCTCGCCCGACAGCGACGCGCTGGCCCAGGCCTTCGGGGCGCCCTTCACGCTGCACTCGGCGTTGCGGCCGGGCTCGTTGCGGGAAGCGGCCTTCAAGCAGGGCAAGTCGATTATCGTGTACGAAGCCGGCGAGTCGCTGCGCCTCGATGAGGAAGGAATTGAAATGGCTATTGCCGGCACGTTTCGGGTGCTGCACCACCTGGGTATGATGGCCGAGGCCGTGCCGCCGGCCCAGCCCAGCATCGTGTGCTTGCGCCACACCTGGCTGCGGGCCAAGTTTGCGGGCCTGTTTCGGAGCCACGTGCAAAACGGGCAGTACCTGGAAAAAGGCCAGACCTACGGCAGCGTGGCCGACCCCTACGGCGAGCAGGCCGTGCGCCTGGAGTCGCCGGTGTCGGGCTACATCATCGGCCTGAACCACATGCCGGTGGTCAACCAGGGCGACGCGCTGCTGCACGTGGGCCTAGTGGATGAGGCCGAAGCGGCCCGCCTGGCCCTGAATCCACCCTTCAATGAGAAGCCCAATACCCACGAGGAACTCGAGGAAGAAGATCTGTAA
- a CDS encoding ATP-dependent zinc protease family protein — MKKQRVPKRVVGRRELVDFPQFDIQGVEAKVDTGAYTGAIHCSNIHVERLPDGREILRVQLLDDSHPNFNGRPMYFADFSLRDIKSSNGDVQERYVIQTVIRLFNEDYVTEFSLSDRSDMKYPVLIGRLLLRRGRFVVDVARRNLSAKFQHVPNQARP; from the coding sequence ATGAAAAAGCAACGGGTGCCGAAGCGGGTGGTGGGCCGCCGCGAGTTGGTCGACTTTCCGCAGTTTGATATTCAGGGCGTGGAAGCCAAGGTGGATACCGGGGCCTATACCGGGGCCATTCACTGCTCCAACATCCACGTGGAGCGCCTGCCCGACGGCCGCGAAATCCTGCGGGTGCAGTTGCTCGACGACTCGCACCCCAACTTCAACGGCCGGCCCATGTACTTCGCTGATTTCAGTCTGCGCGACATCAAAAGCTCGAACGGCGACGTGCAGGAGCGCTACGTTATCCAGACCGTTATCCGCCTGTTCAACGAGGATTACGTCACCGAATTTTCCCTTTCCGACCGTAGCGACATGAAATATCCGGTTCTGATCGGGCGGCTGCTCTTGCGCCGCGGCCGGTTTGTGGTCGACGTCGCCCGGCGTAATCTTTCGGCTAAATTTCAGCACGTCCCGAACCAAGCGCGGCCGTAA
- a CDS encoding O-acetyl-ADP-ribose deacetylase — MTASPTDWHSQAQNFGRIRFYQGDITKIDTPAIVNAANSSLLGGGGVDGAIHRAGGPEILEACRRLRAGHLGKGLAPGQAVMTTAGRLPAAHVIHTVGPVWNGGQKDEAEKLASCYRNSLRLAAENQLDSVAFPGISTGIYGYPKAEATAIAVREVRQFLAQHDFPNTAVFVVFDDQSRQLYEQELSK; from the coding sequence ATGACAGCTTCACCAACCGATTGGCACTCCCAGGCGCAGAATTTCGGCCGTATCCGGTTCTATCAGGGCGACATTACCAAAATCGACACCCCGGCCATTGTTAACGCGGCCAACTCGTCTTTGCTCGGCGGGGGCGGCGTCGATGGGGCTATTCACCGGGCGGGCGGCCCCGAAATCCTGGAAGCCTGCCGGCGGCTCCGGGCCGGGCATCTGGGCAAAGGCCTGGCCCCGGGGCAAGCCGTAATGACCACGGCCGGGCGGCTGCCGGCCGCCCACGTCATTCACACCGTGGGGCCGGTTTGGAACGGAGGGCAGAAAGACGAAGCCGAAAAGCTAGCCAGCTGCTACCGCAACAGCCTACGGCTGGCCGCCGAAAATCAGCTCGACAGCGTGGCTTTCCCCGGGATCAGCACCGGCATTTACGGTTACCCCAAAGCCGAAGCCACCGCCATTGCCGTGCGGGAAGTCCGGCAGTTTCTGGCGCAGCACGACTTCCCGAACACGGCAGTTTTCGTGGTCTTCGACGACCAAAGCCGCCAGCTGTACGAGCAGGAATTAAGCAAGTAA
- a CDS encoding DUF502 domain-containing protein — MSRFFNYFLNGFLIVAPISLTIYILVAIFSWLDHTFDLSWDGSHIPGLGLVIIVVMVTAVGFIAKSFMVRPFLVLAERILHRTPLVSIIYSSLKDLLDAFVGDNQKFNQPVLVLMNKATQCYKMGFVTQTSMTAIHRESLMAVYFPHSYNFSGELVLVPADNVTYLDLPSSDVMKFIVSGGVSRM; from the coding sequence ATGAGCAGGTTTTTCAACTACTTCCTGAACGGGTTCCTGATTGTGGCACCCATCAGCCTGACAATTTACATCCTGGTTGCCATCTTCAGCTGGCTCGACCACACTTTCGACCTGAGCTGGGACGGCAGCCACATTCCGGGCCTGGGGCTGGTGATTATCGTGGTCATGGTGACGGCCGTGGGCTTTATTGCCAAGTCGTTTATGGTGCGGCCCTTTCTGGTGCTGGCCGAGCGGATTCTGCACCGTACCCCGCTGGTGAGCATCATCTACTCCAGCCTGAAGGATTTGCTCGACGCCTTCGTGGGCGACAACCAGAAGTTCAACCAGCCGGTGCTGGTGCTGATGAACAAAGCCACCCAGTGCTATAAAATGGGCTTCGTGACCCAAACCAGCATGACGGCCATTCACCGCGAGTCGTTGATGGCGGTGTATTTTCCGCACTCCTACAACTTCTCCGGCGAGCTGGTGCTGGTGCCCGCCGACAATGTAACCTACCTCGACCTGCCCAGCAGCGACGTAATGAAGTTCATCGTATCGGGCGGCGTGAGCCGCATGTAA